The Patescibacteria group bacterium genome window below encodes:
- a CDS encoding N-6 DNA methylase codes for MDIKGLKAKWNKERDYYRKQELGTGVHSFVRACFESKELFDLKEGSLSSKLELRKREYIHENKAKEGRRADFVLYINPDIIIPLEAECYGNIKAGVQQLFNYQKDFDKHYGILTDGYIWRFYNNNIYREFKLDQIIDETDIFLEFWEEYIKPEFYYLTFFEPQGQLSLFKEEKLPVEENRQIFFDDITRLIKSFKNKLQVEGYFEGLGKRERERRAVEITYAYVIQFILYKTLVDNEFGNFVQEFKDIVKSIHDCLKVKQYGKILGVIEGISNKISQNIYRPFKKEQDFISQILLNLYRQPKNELHDVAPWLDIFVFIKKYTFANIQNEIFGYIYENYLKELYEDTKKGQYFTDPAVVNFMLHQVGFTPNALQKHYQEDKNSVSLIDPSCGSGTFLYSAVDSILKAFGNNSQEKSKQIEEVVNNNIFGLDIAEFPLYLAEMNILMRLLPQIINEKYNNPIDKKIKVFLTRDSVAEFMNTALRNTIHDIDVTGGQLSMDFGSLDLGYKSYVREESDLEEMKRSLENQPEIPRRRFDFVIGNPPYVGYNECSKQKVLIFELMKQNKVNLSNIYGMNLHSTPNTKKKRPPKPNLYAFFVALGIALLKDNGKLCFIIPQTLLTSGDHDTLRYYLAKFTTIEKIITFSGRVFIGRGLMQNRPVATSSLILVLIRKTPPSFHQVEIINSDKPDETTLNNILAGKAVRKKRILQATLLQNAVNWNLIKQNKLFLDFYAEYKRQTESIAIYYDHTWANHKFKSRFYFDIGYEINEKEILEKKGENYLFYPKLKKEYWTTKEFRGFWPNIRSGNSKFKIKLLQANQGYCLLDSKYKVIWSYANPNRFHFTSLPVVWARNQICAIGSEKEVEILYIFALLNSPINILILNSNLKSENEKDLLISITAIKEFVRVPKITEGNQFIKNEIIKRIEEMLVLEEKTLSGYVDFSRVMIQKFDSVWIKDNYLVLIKEGKEIKLQIKDNLDSVKKTIRNTYYNKKLDLEGKQIFLADLKSLPIIDFDKQRALKDYIDDLVFALYFNIPLKKFGFNNAVYVKDSCIKSPYYKLVSKKKQ; via the coding sequence ATGGATATTAAAGGTCTAAAAGCAAAATGGAATAAAGAAAGAGATTATTATAGAAAACAAGAGCTTGGTACGGGTGTACATAGCTTTGTCCGAGCTTGCTTTGAAAGCAAAGAACTCTTTGATTTAAAAGAGGGTTCTCTTTCTAGCAAATTGGAATTAAGGAAAAGAGAATACATTCACGAAAATAAGGCGAAAGAAGGCAGGCGGGCGGACTTTGTTCTCTATATCAACCCAGATATTATCATTCCTTTAGAGGCGGAATGTTACGGAAACATAAAAGCGGGGGTTCAACAACTATTCAATTACCAAAAAGATTTTGATAAACATTACGGGATTTTAACTGACGGTTATATTTGGCGTTTTTACAATAATAACATTTACCGTGAGTTTAAATTAGACCAAATTATTGATGAAACAGATATTTTTCTTGAGTTTTGGGAAGAATATATTAAGCCAGAGTTTTATTACCTAACCTTTTTTGAACCTCAGGGTCAACTATCTCTTTTTAAAGAGGAAAAGTTACCTGTTGAAGAAAACAGGCAAATATTTTTTGACGATATTACCCGCTTGATAAAAAGTTTTAAAAATAAGCTTCAGGTTGAAGGTTATTTTGAGGGATTGGGCAAGAGAGAGAGAGAAAGAAGAGCAGTTGAAATTACTTATGCCTATGTCATTCAATTCATTTTGTATAAAACTTTAGTTGATAACGAATTTGGCAATTTTGTTCAGGAATTTAAAGACATTGTTAAATCAATACACGATTGTCTCAAGGTTAAACAATACGGCAAGATTTTAGGAGTTATTGAAGGCATCTCAAACAAAATCTCCCAAAATATTTATAGACCTTTCAAGAAAGAGCAGGACTTTATCAGCCAGATATTGCTTAATTTATATAGACAGCCTAAAAACGAACTTCACGATGTTGCTCCGTGGCTTGATATATTTGTTTTCATTAAGAAATACACCTTTGCCAACATTCAAAATGAAATTTTTGGTTACATTTACGAAAACTATCTTAAAGAGCTTTATGAAGATACAAAAAAGGGGCAATACTTTACCGATCCAGCAGTTGTTAATTTTATGTTACATCAAGTCGGGTTTACACCTAACGCCCTTCAGAAACACTATCAGGAAGATAAAAACAGCGTTTCCTTAATCGACCCCTCTTGTGGAAGTGGGACATTTCTTTATAGTGCTGTTGATTCAATTCTTAAAGCATTTGGTAACAACTCTCAAGAGAAGTCAAAGCAAATTGAAGAAGTTGTTAATAACAATATCTTTGGTCTGGACATCGCTGAATTTCCTCTCTATCTCGCTGAAATGAATATCTTAATGCGGTTGCTACCTCAAATAATTAATGAGAAATATAACAATCCTATTGATAAAAAAATTAAGGTATTTCTAACAAGAGACAGCGTTGCTGAGTTTATGAACACTGCATTAAGAAACACAATACACGATATAGATGTTACAGGTGGGCAACTCTCAATGGATTTTGGAAGCTTGGATTTAGGATATAAAAGCTATGTTAGGGAAGAAAGTGATCTAGAAGAAATGAAAAGAAGCCTTGAAAACCAGCCCGAAATTCCTCGCCGTCGCTTTGATTTTGTAATAGGTAATCCTCCCTATGTTGGTTATAACGAGTGTTCAAAACAAAAGGTTTTGATTTTTGAGTTGATGAAACAAAATAAAGTTAATCTTAGCAATATCTACGGGATGAATTTACACAGCACACCAAATACAAAAAAGAAAAGACCCCCAAAACCAAATCTCTATGCTTTTTTTGTAGCTCTTGGAATAGCTTTACTTAAAGATAACGGGAAACTCTGTTTTATTATCCCTCAAACACTTCTTACTTCTGGAGACCACGATACTTTGCGTTACTATCTGGCCAAATTTACCACTATTGAAAAAATTATTACATTTAGCGGAAGGGTGTTTATAGGTCGTGGGCTTATGCAAAATAGACCCGTGGCAACCTCAAGTTTAATTCTTGTCCTTATTAGGAAAACGCCCCCTTCATTTCATCAAGTTGAAATAATCAATTCTGATAAACCCGATGAAACAACTTTAAATAATATTTTAGCAGGCAAGGCGGTTCGTAAAAAAAGAATTTTACAGGCTACTCTTTTGCAAAATGCAGTCAATTGGAATCTCATTAAGCAGAATAAATTGTTTTTAGATTTTTACGCAGAATATAAAAGACAAACAGAGAGTATCGCTATTTATTACGACCATACTTGGGCAAACCATAAATTTAAAAGTAGGTTCTACTTCGATATAGGTTATGAGATAAACGAAAAAGAAATTTTAGAAAAGAAGGGAGAAAACTATCTATTCTATCCAAAATTAAAGAAAGAGTATTGGACAACTAAAGAGTTTCGTGGATTTTGGCCAAATATCAGAAGCGGTAACTCCAAATTCAAAATTAAACTTCTACAGGCCAATCAGGGATACTGTTTATTAGACAGCAAATACAAAGTTATTTGGTCTTACGCTAATCCGAATAGGTTTCATTTTACATCTTTACCTGTTGTTTGGGCAAGAAATCAAATATGTGCCATTGGAAGCGAGAAAGAAGTGGAAATTTTGTATATTTTTGCATTATTGAACTCTCCTATCAATATTTTAATCCTAAACTCCAACTTAAAAAGTGAGAACGAAAAAGACTTGCTGATTTCAATTACCGCAATAAAAGAATTTGTTCGTGTCCCTAAAATTACCGAAGGTAATCAATTTATCAAAAATGAGATTATAAAACGCATAGAAGAAATGCTGGTTTTGGAAGAGAAAACACTGTCGGGCTATGTGGATTTTTCAAGAGTAATGATTCAAAAGTTTGATAGTGTATGGATAAAGGACAATTATTTGGTGCTAATAAAAGAAGGTAAAGAAATAAAACTCCAAATCAAGGACAATCTGGATTCGGTTAAAAAAACAATTAGGAATACCTATTACAATAAAAAGTTAGATTTAGAGGGAAAGCAAATATTTTTAGCAGATTTGAAATCACTACCTATCATTGATTTTGATAAGCAAAGAGCTTTAAAAGATTATATTGACGATTTGGTTTTTGCTCTGTATTTTAATATTCCTTTGAAAAAATTTGGGTTTAACAATGCTGTCTATGTTAAAGATTCCTGTATCAAAAGCCCGTACTATAAATTAGTTAGCAAGAAAAAACAATGA